The Phacochoerus africanus isolate WHEZ1 chromosome 3, ROS_Pafr_v1, whole genome shotgun sequence genome window below encodes:
- the FASTKD5 gene encoding FAST kinase domain-containing protein 5, mitochondrial has protein sequence MALVICRRFPGSFCGTPSCPALIKNHINKKLLDQTCEDCVLTAKMISTDTRMAATLKLLKPLGYRAFCSPFACSATQSVVSWNVGSCTWHKRQDSPENSLCHPVRKVNTCSTSASWRSLTTSGTLPGLEFSRASASKASTLKLGSPRAGRVGEEDIETFDSFEDPRIFLQLRPEYQLHSYNRSEPCQPLSVSEGELILSKVTIYQDNLQPQIIVDYFCKLSSLPAEQHPVLLSSASFAVLCQLSVKNIQLFDVPDLISILKAFVTLGIPHSHSMLDVFETRFCHKVWEMSLDQLLLVADLWRNLGRRVPRFFKIFFSYLNLHWKDLSLTQLIHLIYIIGESRQAPQELMQKLESLILKYIDLINLEEVGTICLGFFKSSSSLSEFVMRKIGDIACADMQHLSSYALVNILKMFRFTHVDHVNFMKQFGQIAPQRIPSLGVQGVMHLTLACSALRILDEGVMNAVAASLPPRVAHCRSKDVAKILWSFGTLNYKPPNTEEFYSSLIDEIHRKMPEFNRYPEHLLTCLLGLAFSEYFPTELIDFALSPGFVRLAQERSKFEVTKELYTLDGTVGIECPDYRGNRLSSDLQQEGSEMLWNLAKKDMSAKPEFLETLFLLQTMLGGPQYIKHHMILPHTRSSDLEVQLDVNMKPLPFNREATPIEDVAKLRLKHVGISLTDDLMSQLLQGRARGHSQRETESDTGQQPMKLEAASIPVGGSFCNTADRLGAMEMAGPCPPASVQAPKLKLAIQLTNKNQYCYGSRHLLGLHNMKRRQLNQLGYRVVELCHWDWHPLLRRTRLEKLAFLHEKVFTSAL, from the coding sequence ATGGCTCTTGTGATATGCCGAAGATTTCCAGGCAGTTTCTGTGGAACGCCTTCCTGTCCAGCTCTAATCAAGAACCATATAAACAAGAAATTGCTTGATCAGACCTGTGAGGACTGTGTTCTGACTGCCAAAATGATCAGTACTGACACCAGAATGGCAGCCACTCTGAAGCTGTTAAAGCCTTTAGGATATCGAGCATTTTGCAGTCCTTTTGCCTGCAGTGCAACCCAGAGTGTGGTAAGTTGGAATGTGGGCAGCTGCACATGGCACAAGAGACAGGACTCTCCAGAAAACAGTCTCTGCCACCCTGTCAGAAAAGTTAACACGTGTAGTACCTCTGCTTCTTGGAGGAGTCTGACTACCAGCGGGACCCTCCCCGGGTTGGAGTTCAGCAGGGCTTCTGCCTCTAAGGCCAGCACCTTGAAGCTGGGCTCACCCAGGGCCGGGAGAGTTGGTGAAGAGGATATAGAAACTTTTGATTCTTTTGAAGACCCTCGAATATTCCTACAGCTACGACCAGAATACCAGCTTCACAGCTATaacagatctgagccttgtcagCCCTTGTCTGTTTCAGAAGGTGAACTAATTTTAAGCAAAGTCACAATTTATCAAGATAATCTCCAGCCTCAAATTATTGTTGATTATTTCTGTAAGCTGAGCTCTTTGCCTGCAGAGCAGCATCCTGTTTTGCTGTCCAGTGCCAGCTTTGCTGTGCTCTGCCAACTGAGCGTGAAAAACATACAGCTCTTTGATGTCCCAGATCTGATCAGTATTTTGAAAGCATTTGTCACTTTAGGAATCCCTCATTCTCATTCAATGCTCGACGTATTTGAAACCAGATTTTGCCATAAGGTGTGGGAGATGAGTCTGGATCAACTTCTCTTGGTAGCTGACCTCTGGCGGAACTTGGGCCGCAGAGTACCTcggttttttaaaatcttttttagttATCTTAATTTGCACTGGAAAGATCTGTCCTTGACCCAATTGATTCACTTAATTTATATTATAGGTGAAAGTCGTCAGGCACCCCAGGAGCTGATGCAAAAACTGGAATCATTGATCCTCAAGTACATAGATTTGATCAATTTAGAGGAAGTTGGTACAATctgtttgggattttttaaatcaagtagtAGTCTCTCTGAATTTGTCATGCGGAAAATTGGAGATATAGCTTGTGCTGACATGCAGCATCTGAGTAGTTATGCCTtagtaaatattcttaaaatgttcCGTTTTACTCACGTGGATCATGTAAATTTCATGAAGCAGTTTGGACAGATTGCTCCTCAGCGAATTCCTTCCCTGGGAGTTCAGGGTGTCATGCACCTGACACTGGCCTGCTCGGCCTTACGCATCCTGGATGAAGGGGTGATGAACGCTGTGGCTGCTTCTTTGCCTCCTAGGGTAGCACACTGTCGAAGTAAAGATGTTGCCAAGATTCTGTGGTCATTTGGAACTCTGAATTATAAGCCACCCAATACAGAAGAGTTTTATTCCAGCCTGATAGATGAGATTCACAGAAAGATGCCTGAGTTCAACCGATACCCAGAACACCTGCTCACTTGCCTGCTGGGCCTGGCATTTTCTGAGTACTTTCCAACAGAGCTCATAGATTTCGCTTTGAGTCCAGGGTTTGTCAGGTTAGCTCAGGAGAGAAGTAAGTTCGAAGTCACTAAGGAGCTGTATACTCTTGATGGTACAGTTGGCATTGAGTGTCCAGATTATAGAGGCAATCGCCTTAGTTCTGATCTTCAGCAAGAGGGGTCAGAAATGCTGTGGAATTTAGCAAAGAAGGATATGAGCGCAAAGCCCGAATTCCTAGAAACTCTCTTTTTACTTCAGACCATGCTGGGTGGGCCGCAGTACATCAAACACCATATGATTTTGCCTCATACTCGATCCTCCGATTTAGAGGTTCAGCTTGATGTTAACATGAAGCCATTACCGTTTAACAGAGAAGCCACACCGATTGAAGATGTAGCCAAATTAAGGCTTAAGCATGTGGGAATCAGCCTTACAGATGATTTGATGAGTCAGCTACTACAAGGGAGAGCAAGAGGACACTCCCAGAGGGAAACAGAGTCAGACACTGGGCAGCAGCCCATGAAATTAGAGGCGGCGTCCATTCCTGTTGGGGGCTCCTTTTGCAATACGGCTGACAGATTGGGGGCCATGGAGATGGCTGGCCCGTGTCCTCCAGCTTCTGTGCAGGCGCCAAAACTGAAGCTGGCTATTCAGTTGACAAACAAGAACCAGTATTGCTATGGTTCCAGGCATCTGCTTGGACTGCACAACATGAAGAGGCGGCAGCTGAATCAGCTTGGGTACCGTGTGGTGGAGTTATGCCACTGGGACTGGCACCCGCTACTGAGACGAACTCGCTTAGAAAAGCTGGCATTCCTCCATGAGAAAGTGTTCACCTCTGCTCTCTGA